The Paramixta manurensis region CGTACATTTGATGATATCAGCCTGATCCCGACCTTTGTGCTCACGCCGTTGACCTATTTGGGTGGTGTGTTCTATTCGTTAACGCTGTTGCCACCAATATGGCAGGCGATTTCGAAATTGAACCCAGTGGTCTATATGATCAGTGGCTTCCGCTATGGTTTCTTGGGAATTAATGATGTTCCACTGGCATTTACTCTGTCGGTGCTGATTGCCTTCATTGTGGTGTTCTACATTCTGGTGTGGGTACTTATTCAACGTGGTCGAGGTTTGCGAACGTAGCCCTTAAGGTGGTTGATTAAAAAATCAGCCAGTTATCAGTATTAGTTGTTACTTAGCCAAGTCATTAAATTGACTTGGCTTTTTTTATGTCCAATCAAAAGGCATCGTTATTATTGCGATACAAATTGGGTGATTAATTAAAATTAAATGGACTTTTTGCGCGTACTCTTTTTATCAGCAGGTAGTATAATTAAATGATAACAAAAAATTATATGATGCTGTTTTGTTTTTTAGTGTTGAGTTTTATCTTTTAAGGATTTTTATAGATGATCCTGCATTAACTTCAGTATTAATGAATAGCACTACACTCTTGTTAACAGCAAAGGATAATGTTTATGAAAGAAATAAAAAAAACGGCTTGTCAGTATGTCTCCGGCGGGATCTATCCGTCTGAATCTGGCTGGAGGCATCTCCCTTTTGACGGCTGGAAATCCCAGATGTTAGAAGGCCTAACGCCGGATATTATCGAAATACTGGAAGGTTATGGCGTGGAGATTGAAAGCATTGATTGGGAAGAGAACTATAAACTTTATCTCAATATGGTCCCCGCCTAAGAATAACCAAATCACTTTCAGTAGAGCACCTTACTACAGGGTTAAACCTATTTAACCCTGTTTTTTTCATTATCACTATTCAACCTTCTTCACGCAGCGGCTTACGCACCTGTCTTGATATTTTCATCAATTTTTTAGGTACCTATCGTAAGGTTTTTTAAAAACTATGGATGGGTTTCGGAATGAGAAAACACCGTCAGTCGCGTTACACTTTCTATCGTTGAAATCAACATTCTCGCTGTCTTTTGAGGTGGAAAATCAAAAGAATACCTCAATCGGCGGTATAGATATGACCTACTAAACCAGGGTGAAAATAATGGAACTGATTAAAAAAACAGAACTGCATAAAGTCGTTGGTGGTAAGTTGCTCCCGGATGCCCCGGCTCAATCACTGGAATATCAGGTAGAAAAACCAGGTTTTTGGGATTATTTGTCAGACGGTATTTTGAAACTCTTCGGTCAAGAGAATACCAAAGTTAAACTGTGGGAAGAGTTTAATAAGTTGTTTAAATAACCACTAGCTTAGGTTGGTGTCAGCTATAGCAACGCATAAGGTTATTTTGCAGAGCCTGGGTTCTCCGGGCTCTGCATTTTGACTGCCTAATTAGGCAACCTGAACCGGAACCGCCTTGGCCAGACGTTTCATTTGGTTATCGCCTTCGAAGTAAGCCACTTTCGGCTGCCACTCACGCGCTTCGGCGTCTGCCATCTGCACATAGGAACAGATAATTAAAATATCGCCTTCACAAGCGCAACGCGCCGCTGCGCCGTTAACGGAAATAATTTTTGAACCGCGCTCAGCGGCGATCGCATAGGTCGAAAAACGCTGACCATTGGTCACGTTATAGATATCGATCGCTTCATACTGAAGGATGCCGGAGGCATCGAGAAAGTCCTGGTCGATGGCGCAGGAACCTTCATAATGCAAGTCAGCCTGGGTCACTTTTACCCGGTGCAGCTTGCCTTGCAACATGGTGCGTACCATAACTTTATTACCCTGTTCTTCACTGCAATTAATCAAAAAAACGCCACAGTATTGCCTGATAACCGGCCGTTGTCTATTGCGTTAAATCAATCTGCTGATTATCAATCAACCGTGCTTTACCCAGCCATGCGGCCATTAAGATTACTGCCTGCTGGCTATCGACCGAGAGCGGTAGCAGTGTCTGCGCATCGCAAATTGCTAACCCATCCGGGCGTAAACCTTTTTCCTGTAACTCGGTTTCAGCAGCTTCGATAATCTCTTCAATATGGCGCTCACCATTAGACAGTTTTTCCGCCATACTGTTCATCACCCGGCTTAGTGTTGGCGCCAGTTTACGCTCATCGGCGGTGAGATAGCCATTGCGGGAACTCAACGCCAGCCCGTCTTTGGCTCGCACCGTGGGTACGCCGACAATTTCGGTATCGTAGCCCATATCTGCCGTCATCTTGCGGATCAACGCCAATTGCTGGAAATCTTTTTCGCCAAAGCAGGCGAGGTCAGGCTGAACCAGGTTGAACAATTTACTTACCACGGTCGAGACGCCGCGAAAATGTCCCGGACGGCTGGCGCCTTCCAACAGCGTGGAAAGCCCTGGTACTTCGACAAAAGTCTGCGTATCTAACCCTTTCGGATAAACATCTGCCGGGGCAGGGGCAAACACCAAATCAACCTTCCGACGGTTCAGCTTTTCGCAATCTTCCTGCAAGGTACGCGGATAGCGCGCCAGGTCGTCAGCCCGCTCAAACTGCATCGGGTTAACGAAAATGCTGACAACCACGATGTCGGCCCGCTCGCGAGCTTCATCGACCAGCGTCATGTGACCATCATGTAGATTGCCCATGGTAGGAACCAGCGCAATGCGCTTACCTTCCTGACGCCAGCGGCGGATTTCCCGGCGCAGCATCGGCAGCGTTTCAATAATCAGCACAACTTTTCTCCCGGTTTACTGGAAACTGTGTTCTTCGGCCGGATAGCGGCCCTCTTCAACCTCAGTGATATACTGACGCACCGCCGCGCGAATATCGCCATTGCCACTGAGGAAGTTTTTCGCAAATTTAGGAATATGACCGCCGGTAATGCCAAACACATCATGCATGACCAAAATTTGCCCGTCAGTCACATTACCGGCGCCAATACCGATCACCGGGATAGTGAGCGCTTCGGTAACGCGCTTCGCCAGCGCTACAGGTACGCATTCAAGTACCATTAGCTGCGCGCCCGCCGCTTCCAGCGCCAGAGCGTCATCCAGCAGTTGGTCAGCAGCAGCGCTATCGCGCCCCTGGATTTTGTAACCACCAAAAATATTGACCGATTGCGGCGTAAGCCCCAAATGCCCGCATACTGGCACCGCACGCTCAGTAAGCTGTTTCACCGTTTCAGCCAGCCATTTTCCCCCTTCCAGTTTGACCATGGTGGCGCCGGCGCGCATTAACTGCGCCGCATTATCAAAGGTTTGTTCCGGGGTGGCATAGCTCATAAATGGCAGATCGGCGAGCAACAAGGCATGGGGAGCGCCACGACGAACGGCTTGAGTATGATAGACAATATCCGCAACCGTCACGGGTAGCGTTGAATCATGGCCCTGTACCGTCATACCAAGCGAATCACCGACCAGCATCACCTGCATACCTTCATCGGCAAACAGTTTGGCAAAGCTAAAGTCATAGGCGGTAATCGAGGCAAATTTGCGCCCGGTTTGTTTCCATTGGCGGAGATGAGAAATGGTGGTGGGTTTCATGACAACCTCTGTACAAAAGACGAGTTATTCTGTCGGCGCAGCGTACTTTGGCCCGGTCAGCCTGGGATGAAGCGCCGGCGTAACGGAAGATTATTGTGCATTACCATCGGCAAATAGCGCTACTGTCAAGTTGTGCTAATACGGTGCGAATGGTGGTGCCATCAGGGAAGCAGGCATTCGGTGCGATATCGATCAGCGGTAGTAACATAAAAGCGCGATTGTGCATGTCATAGTGCGGCACGGTGAGACGTTCGCTATTTAACGTTTGCGTACCAAACAACATGATATCGAGATCCAGGGTACGTGGCCCCCAACGCTCAGCCTTACGTACCCGGCCCTGTTCTTGCTCAATACGCTGAGTATGGTCAAGCAGCGCTTCCGGGCTTAGCGTGGTATCCAGTGCCACCGCCGCGTTAAGATAATCTGGCTGATCGGGGGGGCCATAAGGCGGTGTACGATAAAGCGCAGACGTTGCCACCAAATGGGTATGTGGGATGGCGGCCAAGGCGGCAAGCGCATTTTGCACCTGTTGCAGTGGGTCAGCGAGATTACTGCCTAAAGCCAAATAGACGCGGTTCATGCGTTGCCGCTGTTTTCACGGCTCTGCCCGCCAGGACGCTTACGCGGACGGCGCGCACGTCGACGCGGCGCAGGATCGTCGCCAAGGTTATTCAGCATATTTTTCTGCTGCGGCGGCGCGGCAACCTGGAACTCACCCCACCATGCGGCGAGGCGTTGTAATTCGCTATTATTTTCAACTTCGGCACGCAGCGCTAACAAATCATAAGCCGCGCGGAATTTAGGATGTTCCATCAGTTTCCACGCGCGTTTGCCGTGACGGCGTGACATACGCAATTGCAGTTGCCAAATATCGCGAACCAGCGTGGTAATGCGTTTCGGGATTGCCAGCGCGCGGCAGGCCTCATCCAGCACGTCATTCATTGCGAGTGCAAAAGCATCATACCAAACCAGGCCGCCTTCCTGCGCAATGCGTTGCGCGGTTTCATTTTGCGGATACCAAAACATGGCGGCAAACAGGAAGGCTGGATTGACACGCATCTGGTTATGGATACGGTTATCGGTATTTTTCAACACTTGGCTTACCATCCGCTCCATCGCGCTATCACCTTGCTCGGTGAAATAACGCGTAATAATTGGGAACAGCGGCTGGAAAAGTTGGTATTCGCGCAGTTTTAAATAGGTGCTGTAGCCATAACCGGTCTGCAATAATTTCAGCGACTCTTCAAACAAGCGCGCGGGCGGAATATCATGCAACAGGGTCGCAAGGCGCGGAATCGGCTCGGCGGTTTCCGCAGCGATGGTCATTTCCAGCCGCGCGGCAAAACGCACCACGCGCAGCATCCGCACCGGATCTTCGCGGTAGCGGGTCTCCGGGTTACCAATCAGGCGCACAATGCCTTGCTGCAAATCTTTCAGGCCGCCCACATAATCCCGAACGGTAAAATCGGCCACGCTGTAATAAAGGCTATTGATGGTTAAGTCGCGCCGTTGCGCGTCATCCTCAATCGTTCCGAAAATATTATCGCGTAGCAACATACCGCTTTGCGCACGCTGAGAATTATTGCGATCTTCTTCCGCCGCTTCTTCCTGATGATGCCCACGGAAGGTCGCAACCTCAATCACCTCCGGGCCAAACATAACATGCGCTAAACGGAAACGGCGGCCCACTAAGCGGCAGTTGCGGAACAGTTTGCGCATCTGCTCCGGCGTGGCATTGGTGGTGACATCAAAATCCTTCGGTTTTTTACCCAGCAGTAAATCGCGTACGCCGCCGCCAACCAGATAGGCTTCGTATCCGGCTTTATTCAGGCGATAGAGCACTTTGAGGGCATTTTCGCTGATGTCTTTGCGCGAGATAGTATGGCTTTCGCGAGGGATGATAGTCATTTGACTCACTTCTTCGACCTCAACTGACGCCTCATCTTCGCGGTTCAGGACTTTCCGGCAAAAATTAGCAACTCGGGTAAAAATGGGACACCTCGATAGTGACGAAAATACGGCAATGATAAAATTAGCGGCTAATCATAGCCTGGCGCGGCCCGTTTGAGAATGCCGATGTCATCGCATCGGTTTTCTCAACATCGCGACACGGGATTTTTGACACATCCCAACCGGCAATCGCGCGTTGTAACAAGGTCGCCAAATCAGCGTCACGCCACCCCTCCGGCTCCGGTTGCCCAAGCACGGATAGCGCCTGAATCAGCACCGGACGCACGTCGCCATCAGGCAAAGGGGGCGCATGGTTTTGTTTCGACAGTTTATTACCGTCGTGATTTAGCACCAACGGTAAATGCAGATAAGTCGGCTCCGGCCATTCCAACTGCCGGTACAGTGCGATTTGCCGCACGGTCGGCGCAATTAAATCGGCGCCGCGCACCACTTCCGTAATGCCCTGAAAATGATCATCGACCACGACCGCTAAGTTATAAGCAAATAAGCCATCGCGCCGATGGATAATAAAATCCTCCCGCGCCAGCGCCAGGTCAACATTAACCTCACCGCGTAATTGATCGTGGAAATGTGTGACCGGGGTAGTTTGACGTAAGCGGAGTGCCGCACCCTGCGCGCCGAGATGCCGATCGCGGCAGTGGCCATCATAATGGCCGCCGAGCTGTTGAATACGGCTACGGGGACAGGTACAAAAATAGCTTTGACGGTGTTCGCGCAGCCAGGCCAACGTATCCCGATAAGCGTGATGACGTTGCGATTGCCATAAGACGTCGCCATCCCAGGTCAAACCATAGTGCTCCAGTTGACGCAGAATAGTGTTCGCGGCGCCAGCCACTTCACGCGGCGGATCAATATCTTCAATCCTGACATACCAACGGCCATGATTAGCCCGGGCTTGCAAATAGCTACCCAGCGCGGCAATCAGCGAACCAAAATGTAATTCACCGGAAGGAGAGGGGGCGAAACGCCCGATATACGATGTCGACATGAACAGAGAGAAAATGAGCAGTGAAGTGGGCAAGTTGCCCCTTCTTCACTGCTACATTCTTATGCCATTAACCGGCCATTTGTTTCTCGCGGATTTCCGCCAGCGTTTTACAGTCGATACATAAATCAGCGGTCGGACGCGCTTCAAGGCGACGAATACCGATTTCAACGCCACAGGATTCACAGTAGCCGAAATCATCGTCTTCAACCTTTTTCAGCGTCTTCTCGATCTTTTTGATCAGCTTTCGCTCGCGGTCACGGTTACGCAGTTCGAGGCTAAACTCCTCTTCCTGAGCGGCACGATCGACCGGATCAGGGAAGTTTGCCGCTTCATCCTGCATGTGAGATACCGTACGGTCCACTTCATCCCTGAGCTGGTTGCGCCAGGCCTCAAGGATTTTCTTGAAGTGCTCCAGCTGGGCTTCATTCATATACTCTTCGCCCGGTTTCTCTTGGTATGGCTCCACCCCAGCGATGGCGAGAATACTCAGGGACGATGTTTTACGGTTTTGCCCTTCTTGCATGTTGTTTCTCCTGGATAACACGCACTATCGATCCCCAAAGGGGATAAAAACAGGCCGCTATAAATAACAGAAGCAGTTAAGGTTGGCAATTATTCCTGAACATGCCTTGACAAGCCTGTGAGGAACAGCGTATTTAGCGCACCGCGCGGAACAACCCTATCACAGCAAATTGCGCTCAATATTACAACTCTACAACCAGCGGCGTATTTAACACGATGCCCGCGGGTGATAACTGCGCTTTATAGCAGAGCACTTCAACGCCACTCTGCCGGGCCTGTACCAGTAGTTCTGCGTAACGTGCGTCAATGTGACGCGCGGGGGAAACGTCCTCAATCCCCGAATGCAAAACGGCAAATAATAGAACCGCCCGATCGCCCGCTTCGGCGATTTTGGTCAGCTCACGCAGGTGCTTCTGACCTCGTTCGGTCACCGCATCCGGAAAATACCCTTTTCCTTGCTGTAACAGCGTCACGGATTTCACTTCAATATAGCAGTTGCGACGCGTACCTGCCTGGAGCAAAAAGTCAATTCGACTCCGCTCGGCGCCATATTTGACCTCAGCGCTCAGCGATTCATAACCGGATAATTCCGGAATTATATTAGAAACCAGCGCTTCGCGTACCACCGTATTGGCGCGTAGTGTATTGACGCAGATCCAGTGCCCTTGCCGCGTTTCCGTCAGTTCCCAACTGTGTGGATACTTACGCGTCAGGCTATCTGAAGTGGAGTACCAAACGGCATCGCCCGGCGTGGCGCAGCCCGTCATCGCGCCGGTATTCGCGCAATGTAGGGTCAGTGTCTCTCCTTCGGGCGTTACTACATCGGCAAGAAAACGTTTATAGCGCATGACTAAGCGAGCCGGGCGTAAAGCTGGTTGATAATCCATGATACATCCTATTCAGAGGGTTAACGGCCAGCGTGCCAGTTCTGCATACGAGGTGCGTCCCTGTTCGAAAACCGATTGATAAAGCGCAAAGTGGTTCACCTCACACTGCCACTGGAAATTGCGAGGCGGTAACGCGATGGGTTTCGTGGCATTACGCAGCAATGTGATATGAGGATGGAAGGGTTGCGGGCTCTGATAACATCCGCTACGGGCGGCCTGTGAACGTAACATCTCTGCTAACTGTAACAACCCACGCGGCGCCTGACGCGCGCCTAACCAAACTACGCCCGCGCGCGGCCAGTGCCCGGCATCATCCAACCGTAAGTGAAAGGCTGGCTGTTGTATACGCCCGGCTAAACGGCGTAACGCGGCGGCTTTCTCATCGCTAACCTCGCCCAAAAAAGCGAGGGTTAGATGCAGGTTCGCGGCGGCAATCGGGCGCCCTGCTTCAGCGGGAAACACGTCGGCACGCCAGCGGATAATCGCTTGCTGTAGCGTATCAGGCAAACCAATGCCGAAAAATAAACGACGTGTGTTCATAGCAGGCTCCGGTAAAGAATTCAGATGAATGCTACAATGCTCGCCATCTTAAGACCACGTCCGTAACGGAGTTTTCGTTTGAGTGCCTTACCCGTGAGTGCCGTATTGCCTGAACTATTGGCGGCGTTACGGCAATCTGCCCAAGTGTTGCTTATTGCGCCAACCGGCGCCGGTAAATCGACCTGGCTGCCGTTACAAATCTTACAACAGGCTGATTTTGACGGGCGTATTTTGCTGTTGGAGCCGCGTCGGCTGGCGGCGCGTAATGTTGCACAGCGCTTGGCCGAATTATTGGGTGAACAGCCGGGCGAAACCGTCGGTTACCGGATGCGTTCGGAAAGCCGCTGCGGGCCGAATACGCGGCTAGAAGTGGTCACGGAAGGCATTTTGACGCGTATGTTGCAGCACGATCCGATGCTGGAAGGTGTGCAATTAGTGATACTGGATGAGTTTCACGAGCGTAGCCTACAGGCGGATTTGGCGTTGGCGTTGCTGTTGGATGTACAGTCTGGCTTACGTGATGATCTGAAAATTTTATTAATGTCGGCAACCCTGGATAACCAGCGGCTGAGCGAGTTATTGCCTGATGCGCCATTGATCGTTTCTGAAGGGCGCAGTTATCCGGTTGAACGGCGCTATCGTCCCTGCCCGGCACATTTACGTTTTGATGAAGCGGTTGCCGCTGAAGTCGCGCAGGTGTTGCGTGAAGAGAGCGGTTCATTACTGCTGTTTTTGCCCGGAGTCGGTGAAATAGAACGCGTCAAAACGCTGCTGGAAGCACGCGTCGGCAGTGATGTTGATCTCTGTCCATTATATGGCGCATTACCACTGAGCACGCAGCAGCGCGCTATCCTGCCTGCGGCAGCCGGGCGACGCAAAGTGGTGCTGGCAACCAATATTGCGGAAACCAGTTTAACCATTGAGGGGATTCGTCTGGTGGTTGACTGTGGGCTAGAACGCGCGGCGCGTTTCGATGCGCGAACCGGTCTGACCCGCCTGGAAACCCAACGGATTAGTCAAGCCTCAATGATACAGCGTGCCGGTCGCGCCGGGCGTCTTACACCCGGTATTTGTCTGCATTTAATTGCTAAAGAGCAGGCTGAACGCGCAATGGCGAACAGCGAGGCAGAGATAACGCGCAGCGAGATGACCGGCCTGTGGCTGGATTTATTACTGTGGGGATGCCATGACGTGGCGCAGCTGCGCTGGCTGGATACGCCGCCAGAAGCGGCACTGTACGCGGCCCGGCAATTGTTACACGCGCTGGGCACCACAGATCACAACGGAAAGCTGAGTGCGAAAGGGCGGCAGATGGCGCAACTCGGTAGCGATCCGCGTTTTGCCGCCATGCTGGTTGATGCTGAAACACAGCCCGACGCGTTAGCAACGGCCGCGTTGTTAGTGGCCATCTTGGAGGAGCCGCCGCGTAACGGCAGCGCCGATCTGCGTGATGCTTTTTATCGTCCGTTGGCGCATTGGCAGCGGCGTGCGCAACAATTGAAAAAACGCCTTGGCGGCGGTGGCGGTGAACCCGATGCGGATTTAATCCCGGCGTGTCTCGCCAGCGCATTTGCCGACCGCATCGCGCGTCGTCGCGGCGAAGAGGGGCGCTATCAGCTTGCCAATGGGATCGGCGTGAAACTGGATAGCGAACAGGCACTGACGCGTTATGAATGGGTATTCGCGCCGCTATTATTGCAGGGCAGCGTACAGCCTGATGCGCGTATTTTGTTGGCGATGCCGCTGGATATTGATGCTTTGGTCAGAACCTGTCCGCATTTAGTTCGTACCATTACCGAGGTGGAATGGGATGAAGACAAAGGGACATTACGTGCCTGGCAGCGGGAAAAGATCGGCGTGTTGACGCTAAAATCGCAACCGCTGACAAAACCGGACGCGCAGACGCTACATACGGCGATGTTGCGCTGGATCCGTGAGAAGGGGCTCGCCGTATTGAATTGGACGCCGGAAGCAGAGCAACTGCGTTTACGCCTGTTGTGTGCTGCCCGTTGGCTGCCTGAAGAGAACTGGCCCGCCAGCAGTGATGAACAATTACTGGCGACGCTGGAAACTTGGTTATTGCCGCAAATGGGCGAGGTTCGAGACTTACGTGGTCTGCGGCAGGTCAACCTCTTACAGGCATTATTACAAATACTCACATGGTCACAACGTCAGCGGCTGGATAGTGAGCTACCAACTCATTACACTGTGCCGACCGGTAGTCGGCTCCCGATCCGTTACGATGCGGAAAAACCGCCCGCGCTGGCGGTACGCTTGCAAGAGATGTTCGGCGAGGCCGCCAATCCTTGCGTGGCGCAGGGGCGAGTGCCATTGGTACTTGAGTTGCTCTCCCCGGCGCAGCGGCCATTGCAGATTACTCGTGATTTAGCGGGGTTCTGGCAAGGGGCGTATCCGCAGGTGCAGAAAGAGATGAAAGGGCGCTATCCAAAGCACCTCTGGCCGGATGACCCGGCCAATGCGTTGCCTACGCGGCGTACAAAAAAGTTTTCTCCGCCTTCTTGAGGTGGAGAAGCATCCTGGTTTCGGAGGGTTCTGCTTTCCGAATGGGTGCGGTGAGAACAGAGTAGTCGGCTTGGCCGATGGCTATCCCTGGAGAAATGAAACGAATGTCTGGGAACGATCGCGAACCTATTGGGCGTAAGGGAAAACAGCCCAAACCGCCGCGTAAGACGGCAGGAAGAGGTCGCCGCAGGGATGATTACGATAATTACGATGACGATCAGGATGATTTTGATGATGAGTACGAGGAGGTAGAACCGGTGCCACGTAAAGGAAAAAGGCGTCCGCCGAGCAAGAAAAGAGGCTGGCTGGGGTTATTTATCAAGCTGTTTCTGATCTTCGTGGTGCTGATGGCGGCCTACGGTGTTTACCTGGATTCCGAAATCCGCAGCCGTATTGATGGCAAAGTGTGGCAGCTTCCTGCGGCAGTTTATGGCCGTATGGTTAGCCTTGAGCCAGGCATGTCCTATAACAAAAAGGAGATGATCGCGCTGCTGGAGGGGACGCAGTACCGTGAGGTAACGCGGATGACGCGGCCGGGCGAGTTTACGGTGCAGGCGAATAGCATCGAAATGATCCGCCGCCCGTTTGATTTTCCGGATAGCAAAGAGGGGCAGATCCGCGCGCGGCTCTCGTTTAGCGGCGGAACGTTGAGCGAAATTAAAAACCTCGACAGTAATCGCGATTTTGGTTTCTTCCGTCTCGATCCCCGGTTGATCACCATGCTGCAATCACCAAATGGCGAGCAGCGTCTGTTTGTACCACGCGCCGGTTTCCCGGACCTGTTGGTGGATACATTGGTGGCAACCGAAGACCGCCACTTCTATCAACATGATGGCATCAGTTTCTACTCCATTGGTCGCGCTTTCCTGGCGAATATTACCGCCGGACGAGCGGTGCAGGGCGGCAGTACGCTGACGCAACAACTGGTCAAAAACCTGTTCCTCACCAATGAGCGTTCGCTATGGCGTAAAGCCAATGAAGCCTATATGGCGCTGATTATGGATGCGCGTTACAGCAAAGACCGCATTCTGGAACTCTACCTGAACGAAGTTTATCTTGGTCAGGCGGGGAACGATCAGATCCGTGGTTTCCCATTGGCCAGTCTGTATTACTTTGGGCGTCCGGTCGATGAGTTGAGCCTTGATCAGCAGGCGTTGCTGGTTGGCATGGTGAAAGGCGCGTCGTTGTATAACCCGTGGCGCAATCCGAAGCTGGCGCTGGAACGTCGTAATCTGGTGTTGCGTCTGCTTCAGCAGCAAAAAGTTATCGACCAGGAGCTGTACGATATGCTCAGCGCCCGGCCGCTGGGAGTGCAACCGAAAGGCGGCGTGATCACGCCACAGCCCGCGTTTATGCAGATGGTGCGTAATGAGTTACAGGCGAAACTGGGCGATAAGGTAAAAGATCTCTCCGGGGTGAAAATTTTCACCACCCTTGATCCCGTCTCACAAGATGCGGCGGAAAAAGCGGTAGAAGAGGGGGTTCCGGCGCTGAAAAAACAGCGTGGCCTGAAAGATCTGCAAACCGCGATGGTGATCGTTGACCGGTTTAGCGGCGAGGTTCGGGCAATGGTGGGTGACGCGAATCCGCAATTTGCCGGTTATAACCGCGCATTGCAGGCACGTCGCTCTATCGGCTCGCTGGCGAAACCGGCGACGTATTTGACCGCGCTCGCGCAGCCGGATAAATATCGTCTGAATACCTGGCTCGGCGATGAGCCGATTGCGCTGAAATTACCGAACGGGCAAGTTTGGAAACCGCAGAACGATGATCATCGCTTTAGCGGTAAGGTGATGTTGGTGGATGCGCTTACTAACTCGATGAACGTGCCGACGGTTAATCTTGGAATGTCGCTCGGTCTGGATCAGGTAGTGGATACCTGGACGAAACTGGGGCTGCCGAAAGATCAGCTTCATCCGGTTCCGGCGATGCTGTTGGGGGCGCTGAACCTCACGCCGATCGAAGTGGCGCAAGCCTTCCAGTCGATCGCCAGCGGTGGTAATCGCGCGCCGGTTTCCGCCTTACGTTCAGTGATTGCGGAAGATGGTACGGTTATGTATCAGAGCTTCCCACAGGCTGAGCGCGTTGAACCGGCACAGGCGGCTTATTTGACGTTGTACGGTATGCAGCAAGTTGCGGCCCGGGGTACTGCGCACGCTTTAGGCGCACGTTTCCCGAATGCGAACTTGGCGGGTAAAACCGGTACCACTAACAATCTGGTCGACAGTTGGTTTGCCGGCGTTGATGGGAAAGAGGTCGCGATAACGTGGGTCGGACGTGATAATAATCAGCCGTCCAAATTGTATGGCGCTTCCGGTGCGATGCAGCTTTATCGCCGTTATCTGGATAATCAGGCACCGATGCCGCTGGTATTGACGCCGCCGGAAGACACCG contains the following coding sequences:
- the dksA gene encoding RNA polymerase-binding protein DksA, with the translated sequence MQEGQNRKTSSLSILAIAGVEPYQEKPGEEYMNEAQLEHFKKILEAWRNQLRDEVDRTVSHMQDEAANFPDPVDRAAQEEEFSLELRNRDRERKLIKKIEKTLKKVEDDDFGYCESCGVEIGIRRLEARPTADLCIDCKTLAEIREKQMAG
- the sfsA gene encoding DNA/RNA nuclease SfsA, whose product is MDYQPALRPARLVMRYKRFLADVVTPEGETLTLHCANTGAMTGCATPGDAVWYSTSDSLTRKYPHSWELTETRQGHWICVNTLRANTVVREALVSNIIPELSGYESLSAEVKYGAERSRIDFLLQAGTRRNCYIEVKSVTLLQQGKGYFPDAVTERGQKHLRELTKIAEAGDRAVLLFAVLHSGIEDVSPARHIDARYAELLVQARQSGVEVLCYKAQLSPAGIVLNTPLVVEL
- the panC gene encoding pantoate--beta-alanine ligase — encoded protein: MLIIETLPMLRREIRRWRQEGKRIALVPTMGNLHDGHMTLVDEARERADIVVVSIFVNPMQFERADDLARYPRTLQEDCEKLNRRKVDLVFAPAPADVYPKGLDTQTFVEVPGLSTLLEGASRPGHFRGVSTVVSKLFNLVQPDLACFGEKDFQQLALIRKMTADMGYDTEIVGVPTVRAKDGLALSSRNGYLTADERKLAPTLSRVMNSMAEKLSNGERHIEEIIEAAETELQEKGLRPDGLAICDAQTLLPLSVDSQQAVILMAAWLGKARLIDNQQIDLTQ
- the folK gene encoding 2-amino-4-hydroxy-6-hydroxymethyldihydropteridine diphosphokinase translates to MNRVYLALGSNLADPLQQVQNALAALAAIPHTHLVATSALYRTPPYGPPDQPDYLNAAVALDTTLSPEALLDHTQRIEQEQGRVRKAERWGPRTLDLDIMLFGTQTLNSERLTVPHYDMHNRAFMLLPLIDIAPNACFPDGTTIRTVLAQLDSSAICRW
- the pcnB gene encoding polynucleotide adenylyltransferase PcnB; amino-acid sequence: MFTRVANFCRKVLNREDEASVEVEEVSQMTIIPRESHTISRKDISENALKVLYRLNKAGYEAYLVGGGVRDLLLGKKPKDFDVTTNATPEQMRKLFRNCRLVGRRFRLAHVMFGPEVIEVATFRGHHQEEAAEEDRNNSQRAQSGMLLRDNIFGTIEDDAQRRDLTINSLYYSVADFTVRDYVGGLKDLQQGIVRLIGNPETRYREDPVRMLRVVRFAARLEMTIAAETAEPIPRLATLLHDIPPARLFEESLKLLQTGYGYSTYLKLREYQLFQPLFPIITRYFTEQGDSAMERMVSQVLKNTDNRIHNQMRVNPAFLFAAMFWYPQNETAQRIAQEGGLVWYDAFALAMNDVLDEACRALAIPKRITTLVRDIWQLQLRMSRRHGKRAWKLMEHPKFRAAYDLLALRAEVENNSELQRLAAWWGEFQVAAPPQQKNMLNNLGDDPAPRRRARRPRKRPGGQSRENSGNA
- the panD gene encoding aspartate 1-decarboxylase; translation: MVRTMLQGKLHRVKVTQADLHYEGSCAIDQDFLDASGILQYEAIDIYNVTNGQRFSTYAIAAERGSKIISVNGAAARCACEGDILIICSYVQMADAEAREWQPKVAYFEGDNQMKRLAKAVPVQVA
- the gluQRS gene encoding tRNA glutamyl-Q(34) synthetase GluQRS produces the protein MSTSYIGRFAPSPSGELHFGSLIAALGSYLQARANHGRWYVRIEDIDPPREVAGAANTILRQLEHYGLTWDGDVLWQSQRHHAYRDTLAWLREHRQSYFCTCPRSRIQQLGGHYDGHCRDRHLGAQGAALRLRQTTPVTHFHDQLRGEVNVDLALAREDFIIHRRDGLFAYNLAVVVDDHFQGITEVVRGADLIAPTVRQIALYRQLEWPEPTYLHLPLVLNHDGNKLSKQNHAPPLPDGDVRPVLIQALSVLGQPEPEGWRDADLATLLQRAIAGWDVSKIPCRDVEKTDAMTSAFSNGPRQAMISR
- the panB gene encoding 3-methyl-2-oxobutanoate hydroxymethyltransferase, whose translation is MKPTTISHLRQWKQTGRKFASITAYDFSFAKLFADEGMQVMLVGDSLGMTVQGHDSTLPVTVADIVYHTQAVRRGAPHALLLADLPFMSYATPEQTFDNAAQLMRAGATMVKLEGGKWLAETVKQLTERAVPVCGHLGLTPQSVNIFGGYKIQGRDSAAADQLLDDALALEAAGAQLMVLECVPVALAKRVTEALTIPVIGIGAGNVTDGQILVMHDVFGITGGHIPKFAKNFLSGNGDIRAAVRQYITEVEEGRYPAEEHSFQ